A region from the Polaribacter sp. Hel1_33_78 genome encodes:
- a CDS encoding PorP/SprF family type IX secretion system membrane protein, with protein MKKIIIIFFVFTGVISFAQDVIFSQAFLVPETLNSSFTGSIRSTKVGSLFRSQWRGSAFKTNSNYAFFDTWLEGFKTGIGISFLNQTESVSSYTFNQVNFNYAMAFQISDTWFFRPSISVGFGIKNYGFQNLLLEDQINLTNYTINTSTIDPALLGSQRNFFDFSSSLLFNNEDSWIGLTVRHLNKPNISLTENGNAPLDMFWSVHAKYYLPILENHTDLSNRKSKIYVLSNFMRQGSFNRLDVGAQYVFENQFSLGITAGLTPIKNEFTTSLLSSVSTFVGYRWQGFRFGYSYDFNTINLVNSGGIHEFSVSYDFDINIRVLNRYKCVSAF; from the coding sequence ATGAAGAAAATTATTATTATATTTTTTGTTTTTACAGGTGTAATTAGTTTTGCACAAGATGTTATTTTTTCACAAGCATTTTTAGTTCCAGAAACTTTAAATTCTTCTTTTACGGGTTCTATTAGAAGTACAAAGGTTGGCTCTTTATTTAGGTCTCAATGGAGAGGCAGTGCTTTTAAAACGAACTCGAATTATGCTTTTTTTGATACTTGGTTAGAAGGTTTTAAAACCGGTATTGGGATTAGTTTTTTAAACCAAACGGAAAGTGTTTCTAGCTATACTTTTAATCAAGTTAATTTTAATTATGCAATGGCATTTCAAATTAGTGATACTTGGTTTTTTAGACCTAGTATCTCTGTTGGTTTTGGAATCAAAAATTATGGTTTTCAAAATTTACTGTTAGAAGATCAAATTAATTTGACTAATTACACTATAAATACATCAACTATAGATCCAGCTTTATTGGGTAGTCAAAGAAATTTTTTTGATTTTAGTTCCTCTCTATTATTTAATAATGAAGACAGTTGGATTGGTTTGACGGTAAGGCACTTAAATAAACCCAATATTTCTTTGACTGAAAATGGAAATGCTCCATTAGATATGTTTTGGTCTGTACATGCAAAATATTATCTACCGATTTTAGAAAATCATACAGATTTATCTAATCGTAAAAGTAAAATCTATGTACTCTCTAATTTTATGAGGCAAGGTAGTTTTAATAGATTGGATGTTGGTGCTCAATATGTTTTTGAAAATCAGTTTTCTTTAGGAATTACAGCGGGTTTAACGCCTATAAAAAATGAATTTACAACTTCATTATTAAGCTCAGTAAGTACTTTTGTAGGTTATAGATGGCAAGGTTTTAGATTTGGTTATTCCTATGATTTTAATACAATAAACCTTGTAAATTCAGGTGGTATTCACGAATTTTCTGTTTCTTATGATTTTGACATCAATATTAGAGTTTTAAATAGATATAAGTGCGTTTCTGCTTTTTAA
- a CDS encoding PKD domain-containing protein, protein MKLKKKLLTLLKNNVTLFAIIVFAFILFKSYANNENQSIGKFSFIPSATIKAEKNEICAREFMAITFEGSGGTAPYVFTYKINDSSEQTITSNNLGIAEINFMEVDANSYNYKLISVKDNNSVVTQIDNQEVTIIVNAIPVVDFTFNKNNVCAGELITFTPQVSGAGGFKYEWIFQDGVTSELESPSHSVEYFGCTTQEQTFRVTLTVFDKNGCQNSQVKNVTVTPKPDLEFSDADSKNFNNCDNASPSNPEFTINVANDSQSTCVDSYSIDWGDGNSESSITFPIAHTYLDLGVYTMKIRGIGDSGCFSELSYQVINIGKPVSDFSIVGNQNNVCLTDAEIDFEITNFETNSSDTTYTVDFGDGSTSETYTQDEIQDDNIVSHIYEKVSCSEPNGAFIATLSMQNLCSTTEVVVNDIKILESSIAEFESQDIACINSDIEFINKSFIGDNIDCNKAANFQWDFGDGTIVNDNASSVSTNQTHQYTNSGNFTVTLSVSTECGTDIFTKDICIEEVNTPTFALDEDAGCVPLNVTASNTTTENTVCSGAVYEWEVTYTEDNCETSASWSFADGTDKNSENPRFLFSTAGQYTIVQKIITGCGTATNSKIIEVKKPPTVNIDLINDACDSVTINPIATIQNCTSNAASITYNWTFVGGLPASANTLNPGNIIYGAPGTYEVTLEVTNDCGVSDVATQTFEVFEKPVITNTDLTQEICSNQSTSLINLTSNIANTTYSWSAAASPGITGFIENGDSNLIPSQTLINSQNTSGLVTYTVIPKNNDCIGEGDAVEFVITVNTSPRITSQPVSSEICESGAATLLEVAFENGTGIATYQWFSNSTDSNSDGNLIVGATNNSYIPPTDNFGELFYYAVISFSSGGCNQIVSNTASVNVLEQPKINPIDAIQNYCLRDISKELEVTYSGATGIGVTYQWFSNNINENSGGNPIVGETANSYQPPTDNLGTFYYYVEIAFSFGDCSSIISNTANVIVNEIPVISSADISIYSNGTFSFDPNTVAGNTVTNSTTYTWITPSFNPTGAIIGASATTTPQQIISQTLENTTNSPVKVTYTITPTSTTCSGNTFTLEVTVNPSINPNAVVLNNSCFETNDGSITTNISGGIPFDAGNPYIISWIGPNGFNSSDASISDLVAGLYTITIEDKEGFTVKEEFRVTQPDALAITKDVEKNISCFMGDNGTIEVTIDGGTLPYTYNWTTTNGSGIILNEKNQNTLTKGNYTLEVIDKNNCTISSSFALTESEEIKIDFISKNDILCFGDAAGSLEVDVSGGIKKEISAGVFDYVYNWSGPNGYASTSKNIDNLFAGTYTLNVIDDLGCTVNASFAVNQLDQINIDVIKTDESCYQKNDGSIDVTLTGGTAPYNWSWSNLATGLTLSNLAPDTYTISVTDANNCTVQLSIVINDAIFYIEPTTIPMTCNSANDASINLNLTGGIDPVSIVWSDGITGEAQRSNLAAGTYSVTITDSNATQCPIEETFIVSNPPLIVVAETVIDATDCDIENSGSINLEVSGGVAPLSFLWNTNETSEDLENIGEGDYSVQITDANGCIVIKQFNIFRPKPIDINLDEVLVKDCDLKATSKQIITTVTEGVLPFTYTWSSGAISGLENNIMTTSQSGEYSLKIVDARGCEVVKTFNVDVPSIGIQDFSYNSFASDNYNLFSIQDPIQFTNLSTGDYSKVTWDFGDGSGVSNEENPVYTYDEVGFFTITYTVEYEAGCTYVLARDVNITKGYILIIPNAFTPNGDGYNETIKPIHKSFSEIEMTIYNSWGTIVYYEKGLNFNGWNGLIKGLPAENGNYVMVVKGLTFYKGVVIETAPFTLIK, encoded by the coding sequence ATGAAGCTTAAAAAGAAATTATTGACTTTGTTAAAAAACAATGTTACACTTTTTGCTATAATAGTTTTTGCTTTTATCCTGTTTAAATCTTACGCTAATAATGAAAATCAGTCGATTGGTAAATTTTCATTTATTCCTAGTGCGACTATAAAGGCTGAAAAAAATGAAATTTGTGCAAGAGAATTTATGGCTATTACTTTTGAAGGCTCAGGAGGAACAGCTCCTTATGTTTTTACGTACAAAATAAATGATAGCTCAGAACAAACGATAACGTCTAATAATTTAGGTATTGCAGAAATTAACTTTATGGAAGTTGATGCTAATAGTTATAATTATAAACTTATTAGTGTTAAAGATAATAACTCGGTAGTTACTCAAATTGACAATCAAGAAGTTACTATAATTGTAAATGCTATACCAGTAGTTGATTTTACATTTAATAAAAATAATGTTTGTGCAGGTGAACTAATAACGTTTACACCACAAGTTTCAGGTGCTGGTGGTTTTAAATATGAATGGATCTTTCAAGATGGTGTAACGTCAGAGCTTGAGAGCCCTTCTCATTCTGTTGAGTATTTTGGTTGCACTACCCAAGAGCAAACTTTTAGAGTAACATTAACTGTATTTGATAAAAATGGTTGTCAAAACTCTCAAGTAAAAAATGTAACTGTAACACCTAAACCAGATCTTGAATTTAGTGATGCAGATTCAAAAAATTTTAACAACTGTGATAACGCATCGCCCTCTAACCCCGAATTCACGATTAATGTTGCTAATGATTCACAATCTACCTGTGTAGATTCGTATTCTATAGATTGGGGTGATGGAAACTCAGAATCTTCTATTACATTTCCTATTGCACACACTTATTTAGATTTAGGTGTTTATACGATGAAAATTAGAGGAATTGGCGACTCTGGATGTTTTAGCGAACTCTCTTATCAAGTTATAAACATTGGCAAACCTGTAAGTGATTTTTCGATCGTTGGAAATCAAAATAATGTATGTTTAACTGATGCTGAAATAGATTTTGAGATAACAAACTTTGAAACGAACTCTTCAGATACAACCTATACTGTTGATTTTGGTGATGGGTCGACCTCAGAAACATATACTCAAGATGAAATTCAGGATGATAATATAGTTAGTCATATATATGAAAAAGTGAGCTGTTCTGAGCCAAATGGTGCGTTTATAGCTACATTATCAATGCAAAATTTATGTTCAACAACTGAAGTAGTAGTAAATGATATTAAAATTCTAGAATCCTCAATAGCGGAATTTGAATCTCAAGATATTGCTTGTATAAATAGTGATATAGAATTTATAAACAAATCTTTTATTGGAGACAATATCGATTGTAATAAAGCCGCAAACTTTCAATGGGATTTTGGTGATGGAACAATCGTTAATGATAATGCTTCAAGCGTTTCAACAAATCAAACGCATCAATATACTAATTCAGGTAACTTTACGGTTACTTTATCAGTAAGTACTGAATGTGGTACAGACATCTTTACAAAAGATATTTGTATTGAAGAAGTTAATACGCCAACCTTTGCTCTCGATGAAGATGCTGGTTGTGTTCCTTTAAATGTAACCGCAAGCAATACAACAACAGAAAACACAGTATGTAGCGGCGCTGTTTACGAGTGGGAAGTTACGTATACTGAAGATAATTGTGAAACTTCTGCTTCTTGGAGTTTTGCAGACGGCACAGACAAAAATTCAGAAAATCCAAGATTTTTGTTTAGTACTGCAGGACAATATACTATTGTGCAAAAGATAATAACGGGTTGTGGTACAGCAACAAATTCTAAAATAATTGAAGTTAAAAAACCGCCAACAGTTAATATCGACCTAATTAATGATGCTTGTGATAGTGTAACTATAAATCCGATAGCAACTATTCAAAATTGCACATCTAATGCTGCAAGTATTACTTATAACTGGACATTTGTTGGCGGGCTTCCTGCTTCTGCAAACACTTTAAATCCTGGAAATATTATTTATGGCGCACCAGGGACGTATGAAGTAACTTTAGAAGTTACGAATGACTGTGGTGTTTCTGATGTAGCAACTCAAACTTTTGAAGTATTTGAAAAACCAGTAATCACAAATACGGATTTAACTCAAGAAATTTGTTCAAATCAAAGTACATCGTTAATTAATTTAACATCAAATATTGCAAATACAACCTATTCTTGGTCTGCTGCGGCTTCTCCGGGTATTACGGGCTTTATAGAAAATGGAGACTCAAACTTAATACCAAGCCAAACTTTAATAAATAGCCAAAATACAAGTGGATTGGTAACATATACAGTGATTCCCAAAAATAATGATTGCATAGGGGAAGGAGATGCAGTAGAATTTGTAATTACAGTAAATACCTCACCAAGAATTACATCACAACCTGTTTCATCAGAAATTTGTGAAAGCGGTGCGGCAACACTTTTAGAAGTTGCTTTCGAAAATGGAACGGGTATAGCAACGTATCAATGGTTTTCAAATTCGACTGATTCAAATTCTGACGGAAACCTAATCGTTGGTGCAACAAATAATTCTTACATCCCACCAACTGATAATTTTGGAGAATTATTTTATTATGCAGTAATTTCATTTTCTTCTGGTGGATGTAATCAAATAGTTTCAAATACTGCTAGTGTAAATGTGCTGGAACAACCAAAAATTAATCCAATAGATGCTATTCAAAACTATTGTCTTCGTGACATCTCAAAAGAATTAGAAGTTACATATTCCGGAGCAACAGGAATAGGTGTAACTTACCAATGGTTCTCAAATAATATAAATGAAAATTCTGGTGGAAATCCCATAGTTGGTGAAACTGCAAATTCTTATCAACCTCCTACTGATAATTTAGGAACTTTTTATTATTATGTAGAAATTGCTTTCTCCTTTGGAGATTGTTCTTCAATCATTTCTAATACAGCAAATGTAATAGTGAATGAAATACCTGTTATTTCTTCTGCAGATATAAGCATATATAGTAATGGAACATTTTCTTTTGATCCAAATACAGTTGCAGGTAATACAGTAACTAACAGTACAACATACACATGGATCACACCTAGCTTTAATCCTACAGGTGCAATTATTGGAGCTTCTGCAACTACAACGCCTCAGCAAATAATAAGTCAAACATTAGAAAATACAACAAACTCACCTGTAAAAGTGACTTATACTATAACACCAACAAGCACAACTTGTAGTGGAAATACTTTTACTTTAGAAGTTACTGTAAACCCAAGTATAAACCCAAATGCAGTTGTTTTAAATAATAGTTGTTTTGAGACAAATGATGGCTCTATTACTACAAATATTTCAGGAGGTATTCCATTTGATGCTGGCAATCCCTACATAATTTCTTGGATTGGACCAAATGGTTTTAATTCATCGGATGCTTCCATATCAGATTTAGTAGCTGGGCTGTATACAATAACAATCGAAGATAAAGAAGGATTTACGGTAAAAGAAGAATTTAGGGTTACACAACCAGATGCGTTAGCGATTACTAAAGATGTAGAAAAAAATATTTCCTGTTTTATGGGTGATAATGGTACAATAGAAGTTACTATCGATGGTGGTACATTGCCTTATACATATAATTGGACAACCACAAATGGTAGTGGAATTATACTGAATGAAAAAAATCAGAATACATTAACAAAAGGAAATTATACGTTAGAAGTCATAGATAAAAATAACTGTACAATCTCATCAAGCTTTGCACTTACTGAGTCAGAAGAAATTAAAATTGATTTCATTAGTAAAAATGATATTTTGTGTTTTGGAGATGCAGCTGGTTCTTTAGAAGTTGATGTTTCTGGAGGTATAAAAAAAGAAATATCTGCAGGTGTTTTTGATTATGTGTATAATTGGTCAGGGCCCAATGGATATGCAAGTACTTCAAAAAATATAGATAATTTATTTGCAGGAACCTATACTTTAAATGTAATTGATGATTTGGGTTGTACAGTAAATGCTTCTTTTGCTGTAAATCAATTAGATCAAATTAATATTGATGTCATAAAAACAGATGAGAGTTGCTATCAAAAAAACGATGGAAGTATTGATGTAACTTTAACAGGAGGAACAGCACCCTATAACTGGTCTTGGAGTAATTTAGCAACTGGTTTAACCTTGTCAAATTTAGCTCCAGATACCTATACAATCTCTGTTACAGATGCTAACAATTGTACAGTACAATTATCAATAGTGATTAATGATGCCATTTTTTATATTGAGCCTACTACAATACCTATGACATGTAACTCAGCAAATGATGCCTCGATTAATTTGAATTTAACAGGGGGTATTGATCCAGTTTCCATAGTTTGGAGTGATGGTATAACAGGAGAAGCTCAAAGAAGTAATCTGGCAGCAGGTACCTATTCTGTTACCATAACTGATAGCAATGCAACTCAATGCCCCATAGAGGAAACCTTTATTGTGTCCAACCCTCCCTTAATTGTGGTAGCAGAAACAGTTATAGATGCAACAGATTGTGATATCGAAAATAGCGGAAGTATCAATTTAGAAGTTTCTGGAGGCGTGGCTCCGCTTTCTTTTTTATGGAATACAAATGAAACCTCAGAGGATTTAGAAAATATTGGTGAAGGTGATTATTCGGTTCAAATTACAGATGCAAATGGTTGTATTGTCATAAAACAATTTAATATTTTTAGACCAAAACCAATAGATATTAATTTAGATGAGGTTTTGGTAAAAGACTGCGATTTAAAAGCAACAAGTAAACAAATAATAACTACTGTTACTGAAGGTGTTTTGCCATTTACCTATACTTGGTCTTCAGGAGCGATATCTGGCTTAGAAAACAATATTATGACTACTTCTCAAAGCGGTGAATATTCATTAAAAATTGTGGATGCTAGGGGATGTGAAGTAGTTAAAACATTCAATGTAGATGTGCCTTCAATTGGAATTCAGGATTTTAGTTATAATTCTTTTGCATCTGATAATTACAATTTATTTTCAATCCAAGACCCAATTCAGTTTACAAATTTATCAACAGGAGATTACAGCAAAGTTACTTGGGATTTTGGTGATGGCAGCGGTGTTAGTAATGAAGAAAACCCAGTTTATACTTATGATGAAGTAGGTTTTTTTACGATTACGTATACTGTAGAATATGAGGCTGGTTGTACCTATGTTTTGGCGAGAGATGTAAATATTACGAAAGGTTATATTTTAATTATTCCAAATGCTTTCACCCCAAATGGAGACGGATATAATGAAACCATAAAACCTATACATAAAAGTTTTTCAGAAATAGAAATGACAATTTATAACTCTTGGGGGACCATTGTATACTATGAAAAAGGGTTAAACTTTAATGGCTGGAACGGTCTTATAAAAGGCTTGCCAGCAGAAAATGGCAACTATGTTATGGTTGTAAAAGGTCTTACTTTTTACAAAGGAGTAGTTATTGAAACGGCACCGTTTACACTTATAAAATAA
- a CDS encoding glutamate synthase subunit beta, with the protein MGKITGFKEFERQDETYTSVIDRVKNYKEFTVPLSDKEITKQGSRCMDCGIPFCHSGCPLGNLIPDFNHMVHQGEWQKASWILHSTNNFPEFTGRLCPAPCEQACVLGIIEDPVSIENIEKNIVERAFKEGWIKPQPPKNRTNKTIAVIGSGPAGLAAAQQLNRAGHTVTIFERDDEIGGLLRYGIPNFKMEKGIIDRRIEILKAEGIIFKVNVNVGVNYDVKDLKSFDSIVLCGGSTEKRSLPTPGIDADGVVQAMDFLTQQTKMLFGKEVKDQIIAKDKDVIVIGGGDTGSDCIGTSNRQGAKSVVNFEIMPKPPGHRSPTTPWPFWPLQLKTSSSHKEGADRNWLINTKEFIKDKNGKLTALKTVNVEWKMVPGERPQLIEIAGTEKTWPCDLALLALGFTGPESTLADKLGLLKDARSNYKAEYGKYQTNIPNIFTAGDMRRGQSLIVWAISEGREAARQVDLYLMGKSELPSKDIAGDLVAM; encoded by the coding sequence ATGGGAAAAATAACAGGATTTAAAGAATTTGAAAGACAAGATGAAACCTACACTTCTGTAATAGATCGTGTAAAAAATTATAAAGAGTTTACCGTTCCTCTTTCAGACAAAGAAATTACAAAACAGGGTTCACGTTGCATGGATTGTGGTATTCCTTTTTGCCATAGTGGTTGCCCTTTGGGAAATCTAATTCCAGATTTCAACCATATGGTGCATCAAGGAGAATGGCAAAAAGCTTCATGGATATTGCATTCTACCAACAACTTTCCAGAATTCACAGGACGCTTATGCCCTGCTCCATGCGAACAAGCATGTGTATTAGGAATTATTGAAGACCCAGTATCTATTGAAAATATTGAAAAAAATATCGTTGAACGTGCGTTTAAAGAAGGATGGATTAAACCTCAACCTCCAAAAAACAGAACCAACAAAACAATTGCAGTTATCGGTTCTGGCCCTGCAGGTTTAGCTGCTGCTCAGCAATTAAATAGAGCTGGTCATACGGTTACTATTTTTGAAAGAGACGATGAAATAGGCGGTTTATTGCGCTACGGAATTCCTAATTTCAAAATGGAAAAAGGAATTATTGACAGAAGAATAGAAATTTTAAAAGCGGAAGGAATCATCTTCAAAGTGAACGTCAATGTTGGTGTAAATTATGATGTGAAAGACCTAAAATCTTTTGACAGTATTGTTTTGTGCGGAGGATCCACAGAAAAACGTAGCTTACCAACTCCCGGAATTGATGCTGATGGTGTTGTACAAGCTATGGATTTCTTAACACAACAAACAAAAATGTTATTTGGTAAAGAAGTAAAAGACCAAATAATAGCTAAGGATAAAGACGTAATTGTAATTGGAGGAGGAGATACAGGCTCAGATTGTATTGGTACTTCAAACAGACAAGGAGCAAAGTCTGTAGTAAATTTTGAAATCATGCCCAAACCCCCGGGACATCGTTCACCGACTACTCCTTGGCCTTTTTGGCCATTGCAATTAAAAACCTCTTCTTCCCACAAAGAAGGTGCAGATCGTAATTGGTTAATCAATACGAAAGAATTTATAAAAGACAAAAACGGAAAACTAACTGCCTTAAAAACAGTAAATGTTGAGTGGAAGATGGTTCCCGGAGAAAGACCACAATTAATAGAGATAGCAGGTACTGAAAAAACCTGGCCCTGTGATTTAGCTTTATTAGCCTTGGGTTTTACCGGTCCAGAAAGTACATTAGCCGATAAGTTGGGCCTTCTCAAGGATGCCCGCTCTAACTATAAAGCTGAGTACGGAAAATACCAAACAAATATTCCAAATATATTTACTGCTGGAGATATGCGCCGTGGACAATCTCTAATTGTTTGGGCTATTTCGGAAGGAAGAGAAGCCGCTAGACAAGTTGATCTATATTTAATGGGTAAATCTGAATTACCTTCTAAAGACATTGCTGGTGATCTAGTTGCGATGTAA